A section of the Rhodospirillales bacterium genome encodes:
- a CDS encoding tail fiber domain-containing protein, with the protein MGDFAFDLKNTSVDGDVPTEIMRLKKTGNVGIGTNAPAYKLDVNGAINGTSVLVNGVPVASSTDTYWNAGGSGSINYTGGNVGIGTAAPGTKLTVYSNTNGPKLRLEDESDPDAASSAGLNYMEFYGNSARKGLIGYSSGTLDMSISNEAAGGLRFLANNAEAMRVTSTGNVGIGISSPAAKLDVASTLTNTAGGIVPNQRTVMTLNPASASSSTFYNRYSQINTAGASNLTSIVGDNELINHTTSATISSAIGLGATAGNNGSGTITGGIGVVGTTGNSAGGSIGTATGVLARVQNSSTGTITTARSIQAEYLNNGGGTVSSWYGLYVPSIAGNTPPTTDRFPIYVADAGNSYFAGNVGIGTTSPGAKLEVDGASIWLNNGTSDAYFYMGSNTSQGRIHWDNNNSKLYLGMAGNDYLTVGSAGTIRFNAYGAGTLTTDASGNITASSDERLKDIQGPFARGLDDITKINPILYKWLPASGNETSGVYAGMSAQDVQKAIPEAVGHDSRGYLTLSDRPIEAALINAVKELKAANDHLVGENAALKTQLDAMDARLKALEAK; encoded by the coding sequence ATGGGCGATTTTGCGTTTGACCTGAAGAATACGTCCGTCGACGGCGACGTCCCGACAGAGATCATGCGTCTGAAAAAAACCGGCAATGTCGGCATTGGCACCAATGCGCCCGCGTACAAGCTGGACGTGAACGGGGCGATCAACGGGACGTCGGTGCTGGTCAACGGCGTGCCTGTGGCGTCGTCGACCGATACGTACTGGAACGCGGGCGGGTCGGGCTCGATCAATTACACCGGCGGCAATGTCGGCATCGGGACGGCGGCGCCGGGGACCAAGCTGACGGTGTATTCAAATACAAACGGACCGAAGCTGCGTCTTGAGGATGAATCGGATCCGGATGCGGCCTCCAGCGCCGGCCTGAATTACATGGAATTTTACGGTAACAGCGCGCGCAAGGGGCTTATCGGGTATTCGTCGGGTACGCTGGACATGTCCATTTCCAACGAAGCCGCGGGTGGGTTGCGGTTCCTTGCCAATAATGCCGAAGCGATGCGTGTAACATCGACAGGCAATGTCGGCATCGGCATAAGCAGTCCGGCAGCCAAGCTGGACGTGGCCAGCACGCTGACCAACACGGCGGGGGGTATCGTACCGAACCAACGGACGGTTATGACCCTCAACCCGGCATCGGCCAGTTCGTCGACCTTCTATAACCGCTATTCACAGATCAACACGGCCGGGGCCAGCAACCTGACCAGCATCGTCGGCGATAACGAGCTGATCAACCATACGACATCGGCGACCATCAGTTCCGCCATCGGGCTTGGGGCTACCGCAGGCAATAACGGGTCGGGCACGATCACGGGCGGCATCGGCGTGGTCGGCACAACCGGCAACAGTGCGGGTGGCAGCATCGGTACCGCGACCGGCGTGCTGGCGCGGGTTCAGAACTCCTCCACCGGGACCATCACCACTGCGCGCAGCATCCAGGCGGAATACCTGAACAACGGCGGCGGCACGGTGTCGTCCTGGTACGGGCTTTACGTGCCCTCGATCGCGGGCAATACGCCGCCGACCACCGATCGTTTCCCGATATACGTCGCCGATGCGGGCAACAGCTATTTCGCGGGCAATGTCGGTATCGGGACGACGTCGCCGGGGGCGAAGCTGGAAGTGGACGGCGCGTCCATCTGGTTGAACAATGGCACCAGCGATGCCTATTTCTACATGGGTTCGAATACCAGCCAGGGTCGCATTCATTGGGATAACAATAACAGCAAGCTGTACTTAGGCATGGCCGGAAATGATTACCTTACGGTGGGCAGCGCAGGCACAATTCGCTTTAACGCCTATGGCGCCGGTACGCTTACCACGGATGCTTCGGGCAATATCACGGCGTCGTCCGACGAGCGGTTGAAAGATATTCAGGGGCCGTTTGCGCGCGGGTTGGATGATATTACAAAAATCAATCCCATCCTTTACAAGTGGTTGCCTGCAAGTGGCAATGAAACCAGCGGTGTTTATGCGGGTATGTCGGCGCAGGATGTCCAGAAAGCGATACCCGAGGCCGTGGGGCATGACAGCCGCGGTTATTTGACCCTTTCCGATCGTCCGATTGAAGCGGCGCTGATTAATGCCGTCAAGGAATTGAAGGCCGCCAATGATCATCTTGTCGGCGAGAATGCGGCACTGAAGACCCAGCTTGATGCGATGGATGCGCGGTTGAAGGCGCTGGAAGCGAAGTAA
- the fliM gene encoding flagellar motor switch protein FliM, producing the protein MSDEERAMMAEWEAMASQAMGPGEGGDAADPFGAPTVSAGDDDAEGGTRILNQDEIDSLLGFNDSAGQEQASGVMALINSALVNYERLPMLDIVFDRLVRLMSTSLRNLTSDNVEVSLDQVSTVRFGDYMNSIPLPAMLSIFKAEEWDNGGLLMVDSALIYSIVDVLLGGRKGTPAIRIEGRPYTTIETKLIERMVGVVMSDMSSAFDPLSPVSFSLERMETNPRFAAITQGSNACVLARLRVDMGDRGGRVEILLPYATLEPIRELLLQMFMGEKFGRDSIWETHLTNELYLTDIDLQAVLAEKTVSLGDILNWKPGSTVFFNTRPKDRIEVRCGDFPMFKASTGQKQGMLAVRIDKYIPPAKKSE; encoded by the coding sequence ATGAGCGACGAGGAACGGGCGATGATGGCCGAATGGGAGGCCATGGCCTCCCAGGCGATGGGACCCGGCGAGGGCGGCGATGCGGCCGACCCGTTCGGCGCACCCACGGTATCCGCCGGTGACGATGATGCCGAGGGCGGGACCCGCATTCTCAACCAGGACGAGATTGATTCGCTGCTCGGCTTTAACGATTCGGCGGGGCAGGAGCAGGCCTCGGGCGTGATGGCGCTGATCAACTCGGCGCTGGTCAATTACGAGCGCTTGCCGATGCTCGACATCGTGTTCGACCGGCTGGTGCGCTTGATGTCCACATCGCTGCGCAACCTGACCTCGGACAACGTCGAGGTATCGCTGGACCAGGTATCTACGGTGCGTTTCGGCGATTATATGAACTCGATCCCGCTGCCCGCCATGCTGTCGATCTTCAAGGCCGAGGAATGGGATAACGGCGGCCTTTTGATGGTCGATTCGGCGTTGATCTATTCGATCGTCGACGTGCTTTTGGGCGGGCGCAAGGGCACCCCCGCGATCCGTATCGAGGGGCGGCCCTATACCACCATCGAAACCAAGCTGATCGAGCGCATGGTCGGGGTCGTCATGTCCGACATGTCTTCGGCCTTCGACCCGCTTTCGCCGGTCAGCTTTTCGCTTGAACGCATGGAAACAAACCCGCGTTTCGCCGCGATCACGCAAGGGTCGAATGCCTGCGTGCTGGCGCGGCTGCGGGTGGATATGGGCGACCGGGGCGGGCGGGTGGAAATCCTTTTGCCCTATGCGACGCTGGAACCGATCCGCGAATTGCTGCTCCAGATGTTCATGGGCGAGAAGTTCGGGCGTGACTCGATTTGGGAAACTCACCTTACTAACGAATTGTATTTAACGGATATTGACCTTCAGGCGGTGCTGGCCGAGAAGACCGTATCGCTGGGCGACATCCTGAACTGGAAGCCCGGATCGACGGTGTTCTTCAACACCCGGCCCAAGGACCGGATCGAGGTGCGTTGCGGCGATTTCCCGATGTTCAAGGCCTCCACCGGCCAGAAACAGGGCATGCTGGCCGTGCGTATCGATAAATACATCCCCCCCGCAAAGAAATCTGAATAA
- a CDS encoding flagellar basal body-associated FliL family protein, translated as MAKAQADEDEAKPVGTDAEGGDVKPLDDEGGKGFGAKKLLMIVVPILILGVAAALYFTGVIGPHKAAEGDAATASAEGDAPAVGEDGKPVGPEFLELPDLLVNLSTAGGPARFLKLKIKLEVASADDLAKLEAVTPRVVDQFQTFLREMRVQDMRGSAGIYRLRQELLYRVNLAAQPVKVRDVLFQEILIQ; from the coding sequence ATGGCCAAAGCCCAAGCAGACGAAGACGAAGCGAAACCTGTCGGCACCGATGCCGAGGGTGGGGATGTCAAACCGCTGGACGACGAAGGCGGCAAGGGGTTCGGCGCCAAGAAGCTGCTTATGATCGTTGTCCCGATCCTGATTCTTGGCGTTGCGGCGGCGTTGTATTTCACCGGCGTCATCGGGCCACATAAGGCGGCCGAAGGAGATGCCGCGACCGCAAGCGCCGAAGGGGATGCCCCTGCGGTGGGTGAGGATGGCAAGCCTGTGGGGCCTGAATTCCTTGAATTACCTGATCTTTTGGTCAATCTGAGTACTGCGGGCGGTCCGGCACGATTTTTAAAACTCAAGATAAAACTGGAAGTCGCGAGCGCCGACGATCTGGCCAAGCTGGAGGCCGTGACGCCGCGCGTGGTCGACCAGTTTCAGACATTCCTGCGTGAGATGCGGGTGCAGGACATGCGCGGGTCGGCCGGCATTTATCGCTTGCGGCAGGAGCTGCTTTACCGCGTCAATCTGGCGGCACAGCCGGTCAAGGTGCGCGACGTGCTGTTTCAGGAGATCCTGATCCAGTAA
- the flgF gene encoding flagellar basal-body rod protein FlgF, which yields MENTIYVGLSRLSALEADMDVIANNIANVNTPGFKASHVMFSEYLKKPQGMTETLSMVQDQGTFRDLENGPIKRTDNALDVALEGKGYFGVQGPGGKTFYTRAGQFMLDTEGNLVTQQGYKVLDSGGASITLPGTARDINIDQTGQISTNEGQVASLMVEEFKNPQNMTAVGDSLYSTAEAGTPAEHTQVVQGAVEGSNTEGVVEMTHMIDVSRNYQHVARLLQNEHDRLRATIRALTQGQ from the coding sequence GTGGAAAATACGATCTATGTAGGCCTTTCCCGTCTTTCCGCCCTCGAAGCGGATATGGACGTCATCGCGAACAACATCGCGAACGTCAACACGCCCGGCTTCAAGGCGAGCCACGTGATGTTTTCCGAATACCTGAAAAAACCGCAGGGCATGACCGAAACCCTTTCGATGGTGCAGGATCAGGGCACCTTCCGCGACCTTGAAAACGGCCCGATCAAGCGCACCGACAACGCGCTTGACGTCGCGCTGGAAGGCAAGGGCTATTTCGGCGTTCAAGGTCCTGGCGGCAAGACCTTTTACACCCGCGCGGGCCAGTTCATGCTCGACACCGAAGGCAATCTGGTGACGCAGCAAGGCTACAAGGTGCTGGATTCCGGCGGCGCGTCCATCACCCTGCCTGGCACCGCCCGCGACATCAACATCGACCAAACGGGCCAGATTTCAACCAATGAAGGTCAGGTCGCCAGCCTGATGGTCGAGGAATTCAAGAACCCGCAAAACATGACCGCGGTCGGCGATTCCCTTTACAGCACGGCCGAAGCGGGCACGCCGGCGGAACATACGCAGGTCGTGCAAGGCGCGGTCGAAGGCTCCAACACCGAAGGCGTGGTGGAGATGACACATATGATCGACGTCAGCCGCAATTACCAGCACGTCGCCAGATTGCTGCAAAACGAACATGACCGTCTGCGCGCGACCATCCGCGCGCTGACGCAAGGACAATGA
- the flgG gene encoding flagellar basal-body rod protein FlgG, with translation MLSLDIAATGMLAQQMNVDVISNNIANMTTTGFKRQRAEFQDLIYQNKATPGVTSSSTGSVLPSGIQLGLGVKPGSVYRINEQGTISMTGNTYDIAIAGRGWFQINMPDGSIGYTRDGTFAINADGQLVNPQGYTVEPNITIPADAHSVNISDDGVVTVNIAGQTTTTQVGQLQLATFQNDAGLEAVGNNILLETAASGSPTVGNPTDVGFGKLQQGAKESSNVNVVDEITSMITAQRSYEMNSKVVQTSDDMLGTLTQLR, from the coding sequence ATGCTTTCCCTCGATATCGCCGCCACCGGCATGCTGGCCCAGCAGATGAACGTCGACGTCATCTCGAACAACATCGCCAACATGACCACCACGGGCTTCAAGCGCCAGCGCGCCGAATTTCAGGACCTGATCTATCAGAACAAGGCGACCCCCGGCGTCACCTCGTCCTCCACGGGCTCGGTCCTGCCCTCGGGCATCCAGCTCGGCCTCGGCGTCAAGCCCGGCTCGGTCTACCGCATCAACGAACAGGGCACGATCTCGATGACCGGAAACACCTATGACATCGCGATCGCGGGCCGTGGCTGGTTCCAGATCAACATGCCCGACGGCTCGATCGGCTATACCCGCGACGGCACGTTCGCGATCAACGCCGATGGCCAGCTTGTGAACCCGCAGGGCTATACGGTCGAACCCAACATCACGATCCCCGCCGATGCGCACAGCGTCAACATCTCCGACGACGGCGTCGTCACCGTGAATATCGCGGGGCAAACCACGACGACCCAGGTTGGTCAGCTTCAGCTCGCGACCTTCCAGAACGATGCGGGGCTTGAGGCCGTGGGCAACAACATCCTGCTTGAAACCGCCGCCTCCGGCAGCCCCACCGTCGGCAACCCGACCGATGTCGGCTTCGGCAAACTGCAGCAGGGCGCCAAGGAATCCTCGAACGTTAACGTGGTCGACGAAATCACCTCAATGATCACGGCGCAGCGTTCCTATGAAATGAACTCCAAGGTCGTGCAGACCTCGGACGACATGCTGGGAACCCTGACGCAACTGAGGTAA